A single genomic interval of Terriglobus albidus harbors:
- a CDS encoding GH92 family glycosyl hydrolase: MKSLLVRSALLAVCLGGIAGAQSAAFRSVDPMIGTGPDGHTFPGAVVPFGMVQLSPDTEIKPFKQSYKWAAGYRYEDSSILGFSHTHFSGAGHSDLGDVLITPEAGEVKLEPADYRSTFQHKSETAEPGYYAVTLDTPQVRAELTATTRVGVHRYTFPSDKPAHLVVDLRSSIYSYAGKVMWSRVRLREGGLVTGMRETRGWAPARQLYFAMRFSAPVTGHLFRNVEPVPQEYLGFSGVRRDATDVPFKEGRGLVAAFDFGQLARPLVVEVALSTVSEEGAIANLNAEVKGFDFDGVRAQARAAWEKELGRVEFSGTEAMKKNLYTALYHALMAPSTAMDVDGRYRGPDEEVHQAKNWEFVSTFSLWDTYRAEQPLMTLLQPEERTNNVVHSLIASQQQSPYGILPVWQFAGLETWCMIGYHAVPILADAYRKGIRGYDAEAALNAMVASARYRQYEGVGEYIDRGYVPVDHDDESASETMEYAFDDWTIAQMAHAMGKKEIEQEFTKRAAYWRNVFDAKSGFVRPRLADGSFREPFDPAKAGNGSGFTEGNAWQYSWYQPQDEAGLIQLLGGEDKLIQKLDAMFDAKVDPKQYADVEDIAGMIGQYIHGNEPSHHLAYLYAYAGAPWRTQERLKQIIESQYRPAPDGLVGNDDLGQMSAWLLFTSMGFYPVAPGSNEYVLGRPFVDETTLHLPNGKTLRIVKEGSGDYVGSVSLNRQPLTRVFLRHDELLAGGEFHFTMQSTPNKEFGRTPSARPYSMSTAAY, encoded by the coding sequence ATGAAGAGTCTTCTGGTTCGTTCGGCTTTGCTGGCGGTATGCCTTGGTGGAATTGCGGGAGCCCAATCTGCAGCTTTTCGCTCGGTTGATCCGATGATCGGCACCGGCCCCGACGGACATACCTTTCCCGGAGCAGTTGTGCCCTTCGGCATGGTGCAGCTCAGCCCCGATACCGAGATCAAGCCCTTCAAGCAGAGCTACAAGTGGGCTGCGGGGTATCGCTATGAAGACAGCTCGATCCTCGGCTTCAGCCATACGCACTTCTCGGGTGCAGGCCACTCCGACCTTGGCGATGTGCTGATTACTCCAGAGGCAGGCGAGGTGAAGCTCGAGCCCGCTGATTACCGCTCGACCTTCCAGCACAAGAGCGAGACGGCCGAGCCTGGCTACTATGCCGTGACGCTCGATACCCCGCAGGTGCGCGCGGAGCTGACCGCGACAACCCGTGTCGGTGTGCATCGTTACACGTTTCCATCGGACAAGCCGGCGCACCTGGTCGTCGATCTGCGTTCGTCGATCTACAGCTATGCGGGAAAGGTGATGTGGTCGCGGGTTCGCCTTCGCGAAGGTGGCTTGGTGACAGGGATGCGTGAGACGCGTGGCTGGGCTCCGGCGCGCCAGTTGTACTTCGCGATGCGGTTCTCGGCGCCGGTGACCGGGCATCTCTTCCGCAATGTGGAGCCGGTGCCGCAGGAGTATCTCGGCTTCTCCGGGGTGCGCCGCGATGCGACGGACGTTCCATTCAAGGAAGGCCGCGGCCTGGTCGCTGCCTTCGATTTCGGACAGCTTGCCCGCCCTCTGGTAGTAGAGGTGGCGCTTTCGACGGTCAGCGAAGAGGGAGCGATCGCCAACCTGAATGCCGAAGTCAAGGGTTTCGACTTCGATGGTGTCCGCGCACAGGCTCGTGCAGCCTGGGAGAAGGAGCTGGGCCGTGTGGAATTCTCCGGAACGGAGGCGATGAAGAAGAATCTCTACACCGCGCTCTATCACGCGCTGATGGCTCCCAGCACTGCGATGGATGTGGATGGCCGCTACCGCGGTCCGGATGAAGAGGTGCACCAGGCGAAGAACTGGGAGTTTGTCTCTACCTTTTCGTTGTGGGATACCTATCGTGCCGAGCAGCCACTGATGACGCTGCTGCAGCCGGAAGAGCGTACGAATAACGTTGTCCACTCTCTCATCGCCTCGCAGCAGCAGAGCCCGTATGGGATTCTGCCTGTCTGGCAGTTTGCCGGGCTGGAGACATGGTGCATGATCGGCTACCACGCCGTGCCGATCCTTGCCGATGCGTACAGAAAGGGCATTCGAGGGTATGACGCCGAGGCGGCGCTGAACGCCATGGTCGCCAGCGCTCGTTATCGCCAGTATGAGGGAGTGGGCGAGTACATCGATCGCGGCTATGTGCCTGTCGATCACGATGACGAGTCTGCATCGGAGACCATGGAGTATGCCTTTGATGACTGGACCATCGCACAGATGGCCCATGCCATGGGGAAGAAGGAAATCGAGCAGGAGTTCACCAAGCGTGCAGCCTACTGGCGCAATGTCTTCGATGCAAAGAGCGGCTTTGTCCGTCCCCGTCTTGCAGACGGCAGTTTTCGCGAGCCCTTCGATCCGGCCAAGGCGGGCAATGGCAGCGGCTTCACCGAGGGCAATGCCTGGCAGTACTCCTGGTATCAGCCGCAGGACGAGGCCGGCTTGATCCAGTTGCTTGGCGGAGAGGACAAGCTGATCCAGAAGCTCGATGCCATGTTCGACGCCAAGGTCGATCCCAAACAATATGCCGACGTTGAAGACATCGCAGGCATGATTGGACAGTACATCCACGGCAACGAGCCCAGCCATCATCTGGCGTATCTCTACGCCTACGCTGGCGCGCCGTGGCGGACGCAGGAGCGGCTGAAGCAGATTATCGAGTCGCAGTATCGTCCCGCTCCCGATGGCCTTGTCGGAAACGACGATCTTGGGCAGATGTCAGCGTGGCTCTTGTTTACGTCGATGGGCTTCTATCCGGTGGCTCCGGGAAGCAATGAATATGTCTTGGGCCGCCCGTTCGTTGATGAAACTACCCTGCACTTGCCAAACGGAAAGACGCTGCGCATTGTGAAGGAGGGAAGCGGTGACTACGTTGGTAGCGTTTCATTGAATCGTCAGCCACTGACCCGGGTCTTCCTGCGTCATGACGAGCTGCTTGCCGGCGGCGAGTTTCACTTCACGATGCAGAGCACGCCCAACAAGGAGTTTGGCCGTACGCCTTCGGCTCGTCCTTACTCGATGTCGACGGCTGCGTACTAG
- the ffh gene encoding signal recognition particle protein: protein MFENLQEKLQRAFKNLRGQGTVSEENISEALREIRLALLESDVNLNVTKDLIEHIREKALGQQVATALSPTEQVIKIIHGELVELLGRDTARFKFASQPPSVILMAGLQGSGKTTTTGKLAQWLKKGGHRPMLVSVDVYRPAAREQLAVVAKSIGTQLYTGNVGADEAGTPLVLRLAKEAKRDAANFGCDILLVDTAGRLGIDEELMGEMSELKKLLNPSEILFVADAMTGQDAVNSAKAFHDRLGITGVVLTKMDGDARGGAALSIRQVTGAPVKFIGTGEKPDAFEPFHPDRIVSRIMGMGDIATLLERAEEKLDRGKAEAFAKKALAGDGFSLEDFRDQLRQIKKLGSMQSILKMLPSVGPFQGLQQAAGQVDESQFTRVEAIINSMTAKERLNHEIISGSRRKRIAAGSGTSVQEVNNLLRQYAQMRKMFKGMGAGGGKMQRRLMSQMGSMGRFGR from the coding sequence ATGTTTGAGAATCTCCAGGAAAAACTGCAGCGCGCGTTTAAGAACCTTCGCGGTCAGGGGACCGTCAGCGAAGAGAACATCAGCGAGGCGCTGCGCGAGATCCGCCTTGCCCTGCTCGAGTCTGACGTCAACCTGAACGTCACCAAAGACCTGATCGAGCACATCCGCGAAAAGGCGCTCGGCCAGCAGGTAGCGACGGCCCTGTCGCCGACAGAGCAGGTTATCAAGATCATCCACGGCGAGCTGGTCGAACTGCTGGGCCGCGACACCGCCCGCTTCAAGTTCGCCTCGCAGCCGCCTTCGGTCATCCTGATGGCCGGCCTGCAGGGTTCCGGTAAAACCACCACCACCGGCAAGCTGGCCCAGTGGCTGAAAAAGGGCGGCCACCGCCCCATGCTGGTCTCGGTCGACGTCTATCGTCCCGCCGCCCGCGAACAGCTCGCCGTTGTCGCCAAGTCCATCGGCACCCAGCTCTATACCGGTAATGTCGGCGCCGACGAAGCCGGAACGCCCCTGGTGCTGCGCCTGGCTAAAGAAGCCAAGCGCGACGCCGCCAACTTTGGCTGCGACATCCTACTGGTCGATACCGCCGGACGCCTGGGCATCGATGAAGAGCTGATGGGCGAGATGTCAGAGCTGAAGAAGCTCCTCAATCCCTCTGAGATCCTCTTCGTCGCCGACGCCATGACCGGCCAGGACGCCGTGAACTCGGCCAAGGCCTTCCACGACCGCCTCGGCATCACCGGCGTGGTGCTCACGAAGATGGACGGTGACGCCCGCGGAGGCGCGGCCCTGTCGATCCGCCAGGTCACCGGAGCTCCGGTCAAGTTCATCGGTACGGGTGAAAAGCCCGACGCCTTCGAGCCCTTCCACCCCGACCGTATTGTCAGCCGCATCATGGGCATGGGTGATATTGCCACCCTGCTGGAGCGCGCCGAAGAGAAGCTCGACCGCGGCAAGGCTGAGGCCTTCGCCAAGAAAGCGCTCGCCGGCGACGGATTTTCGCTGGAAGACTTCCGCGATCAGTTGCGGCAGATCAAAAAGCTCGGCTCCATGCAGTCCATCCTGAAGATGCTGCCGTCGGTCGGTCCGTTCCAGGGCCTGCAGCAGGCCGCCGGCCAGGTGGACGAGAGCCAGTTCACCCGCGTGGAGGCGATCATCAACTCCATGACGGCGAAGGAGCGGCTCAACCACGAGATCATCTCCGGCAGCCGCCGCAAGCGCATCGCTGCAGGCAGCGGCACCAGCGTGCAGGAGGTCAACAACCTGCTGCGCCAGTATGCGCAGATGCGGAAGATGTTCAAAGGCATGGGCGCCGGCGGCGGTAAGATGCAGCGCCGCCTGATGAGCCAGATGGGCAGCATGGGACGCTTCGGGCGCTAG
- a CDS encoding universal stress protein, giving the protein MALSFHSAPAEIHLQTTRLQFRHILVATDFSSYSDAALFAACHLARTYQAELVLFHNIIPPVITPDATLTTIEASSACCAHAEKRMAAQISAHLQLCNVPHRIAIREGYLNEELAKVVKEEAIDLLVVGSHGARGFEKVLLGSVAESMLRRSPVPVMVIGPEAKVAETPTCILLATDLEPAALHAAQYATSLAEEFQAKLTLLHVLPQAGWPTSEEREAIEHRLQQLVPADATAFCQAGYRVRHGEPSREIVAQAQQCEANLIVTGRHNKGPLSSRALWTTLTRLIQEAPCPVLTVR; this is encoded by the coding sequence ATGGCGCTCAGTTTCCATTCCGCCCCCGCTGAGATTCACCTTCAGACGACTCGGTTGCAGTTCCGCCACATCCTCGTTGCAACCGATTTTTCCTCCTACTCCGATGCGGCTCTGTTCGCAGCCTGTCATCTGGCTCGTACCTACCAGGCTGAGTTGGTGCTCTTCCATAACATCATCCCTCCTGTCATTACGCCCGATGCCACGCTCACTACGATTGAAGCCTCCTCGGCCTGCTGTGCTCATGCTGAAAAGCGTATGGCAGCGCAGATCTCAGCACATTTGCAATTGTGTAACGTGCCTCACCGCATCGCCATTCGCGAAGGCTATCTGAACGAAGAGTTGGCCAAGGTGGTAAAGGAGGAGGCGATCGATCTTCTGGTGGTCGGCTCTCACGGTGCACGCGGATTTGAGAAGGTCCTGCTTGGTTCCGTGGCGGAGTCGATGCTGCGCCGGTCCCCCGTACCGGTCATGGTTATCGGTCCGGAAGCCAAGGTCGCCGAGACGCCAACCTGCATCCTACTCGCCACTGACCTTGAACCAGCAGCGCTCCATGCCGCGCAATATGCGACCTCCCTCGCCGAGGAGTTTCAGGCAAAGCTAACACTGTTGCATGTCCTTCCCCAGGCCGGCTGGCCTACAAGCGAAGAACGCGAGGCGATTGAACATCGGCTCCAGCAACTGGTGCCGGCCGATGCAACGGCGTTCTGCCAGGCTGGATATCGTGTACGGCACGGTGAACCATCCAGGGAGATCGTCGCTCAGGCCCAGCAGTGCGAGGCCAACCTCATCGTTACAGGCCGTCATAACAAGGGGCCGCTCTCAAGCCGAGCTCTTTGGACGACGCTCACACGCTTGATCCAGGAAGCTCCGTGTCCTGTATTGACCGTTCGCTAA
- a CDS encoding dienelactone hydrolase family protein: MRRLLLACSLLLPVSTATLHAQDWAKARLDKSPRHREYISLKTSGGPVQAFVVYPEIKDKAPVVVLIHEIFGLSDWMKTMADDLAASGYIVVAPDLLTGKGPNGGNTDSFATRDEVTKAVSTLSPDAVTEGLNAAVAYAKTIPAGNGKIAVGGFCWGGGQTFRFATNNHDISAAYVFYGPPPAADDMKKITVPVYGFYAGNDARIDATIPSTIEGMKAAGKTYEPVTYDGAGHGFMRAGVDPTDTNPNNKKAREDGYTRLTTLLKSLSGTKKSPVESAPNRSMVAKAAKGSKPKKAAAATMECHDMSTM, encoded by the coding sequence ATGCGCCGACTCCTGCTTGCCTGCTCGTTGCTGTTGCCCGTCTCTACTGCAACCCTTCACGCCCAGGACTGGGCCAAAGCCCGCCTCGACAAGTCTCCACGTCACCGTGAGTACATCTCCCTGAAGACCTCCGGTGGGCCAGTGCAGGCCTTCGTTGTCTATCCGGAGATCAAGGACAAAGCTCCCGTCGTCGTTCTGATTCACGAGATCTTCGGGTTGAGCGACTGGATGAAAACCATGGCCGACGACCTTGCCGCCAGCGGCTACATCGTTGTCGCTCCGGACCTGCTTACCGGTAAAGGTCCGAACGGCGGCAATACTGATTCGTTCGCCACCCGCGATGAGGTCACCAAAGCCGTCTCCACACTCTCACCCGACGCCGTCACCGAAGGCCTGAATGCCGCGGTCGCGTATGCAAAGACCATTCCTGCCGGCAACGGCAAGATCGCCGTCGGCGGCTTTTGCTGGGGAGGTGGACAGACCTTCCGCTTTGCGACCAATAATCACGACATCTCTGCCGCATATGTCTTCTACGGACCACCACCCGCTGCAGACGACATGAAGAAGATCACCGTGCCGGTATATGGCTTCTACGCCGGCAACGACGCGCGCATCGATGCCACCATTCCCTCGACCATCGAAGGAATGAAAGCCGCGGGCAAGACCTACGAACCGGTCACATACGACGGCGCAGGTCATGGATTCATGCGCGCCGGCGTTGACCCGACCGATACCAACCCGAATAACAAGAAGGCGCGTGAAGACGGATATACGCGCCTGACGACATTGCTGAAGTCGCTCTCCGGTACAAAGAAATCTCCTGTGGAAAGCGCACCCAACCGTTCGATGGTCGCCAAAGCAGCGAAGGGTAGCAAGCCTAAAAAGGCTGCCGCAGCCACCATGGAATGCCACGACATGTCTACCATGTAA
- a CDS encoding peroxiredoxin family protein gives MPRHVYHVRVDEQSIPALQTQLDEITANTRRLVQAERLEINENAVAELFATGIEDRILPVGSRAPEFSLPDAISGKPIRSADLFALGPLVINFFRGRWCPYCITELETWRELYPLLRERGALFVAISPQTVRQSDFAVQQHALRFPLLRDEGSELAEKFGIAYTPSPAMQQYYRSILVNIPFINTGQNALKPATDAAWRLPLPATFVVGQDGTIRFAEAHADFRVRPEPADVLAALS, from the coding sequence ATGCCACGACATGTCTACCATGTAAGAGTGGACGAACAGAGTATCCCTGCACTGCAGACGCAACTGGACGAGATCACCGCGAACACGCGGCGGCTCGTCCAGGCTGAGCGTTTGGAAATCAATGAAAACGCCGTCGCCGAGTTATTCGCGACCGGCATTGAAGATCGCATTCTTCCCGTAGGCTCCAGGGCGCCTGAGTTTTCTCTTCCCGACGCTATCAGCGGCAAGCCCATCCGTTCCGCGGACCTTTTTGCTCTGGGGCCGCTGGTCATCAACTTCTTCCGCGGACGCTGGTGCCCCTACTGCATCACCGAGCTGGAGACCTGGCGCGAGTTATACCCGTTGCTACGGGAGCGCGGAGCATTGTTCGTGGCAATCTCTCCGCAGACCGTCCGCCAGTCTGACTTTGCCGTACAGCAGCATGCCTTGCGCTTCCCGCTGCTGCGGGATGAGGGCTCAGAGCTTGCCGAAAAGTTCGGCATCGCCTATACGCCGTCGCCGGCGATGCAGCAGTACTACCGGTCGATTCTCGTCAATATTCCTTTCATCAACACCGGCCAGAACGCCCTGAAGCCCGCAACGGACGCGGCGTGGCGTCTGCCCCTGCCGGCCACCTTCGTCGTCGGCCAGGACGGCACGATTCGCTTCGCCGAGGCGCATGCGGACTTCCGCGTGCGTCCAGAGCCTGCGGATGTCCTGGCGGCGCTTTCGTAA
- the pgi gene encoding glucose-6-phosphate isomerase, whose amino-acid sequence MSTSTAWSALAQHYKAIEKTHLRELFATDPGRAERYALEAAGVFVDFSKNRITDETLKLLLSLANEAGLKDKIAAMFSGEKINITENRSVLHIALRAPKGTQIFSDGKDVVPEVHEVLDKMSGFADRVRSGEWKGFTGKAIKTVVNVGIGGSDLGPVMAYEALRHYSKRDLQFRFVSNVDGTDIAEATHDLDQETTLFLIASKTFTTLETMTNAHTAREWLLKGLKDEKAVANHFVAISTNAKEVAKFGIDTANMFGFWDWVGGRYSMDSAIGLSTMIAIGPDNFRQMLAGFHEMDEHFRSTPFEKNLPVILGLLSVWYTDFFGAQTYAVLPYDQYLKRFPAYLQQLTMESNGKHVTLQGEHVAHDTGAIYWGEPGTNGQHSFYQLIHQGTRLIPADFIGFMRSLNAVGNHHDLLMANVFAQTEALAFGKTAEQVKAEGTADWLVPHRVFEGNRPSNTILAEELTPKVLGTLVALYEHIVFTQGVIWNIDSFDQWGVELGKVLAMRIVPELEGAGELKHDTSTNALIERYRKARRK is encoded by the coding sequence ATGAGCACTTCGACCGCATGGAGCGCGCTTGCGCAGCACTACAAGGCTATTGAAAAGACCCACCTGCGCGAGCTGTTTGCCACTGATCCCGGCCGCGCCGAGCGCTATGCCCTTGAGGCTGCCGGAGTCTTCGTCGATTTCTCCAAGAACCGCATCACCGACGAGACCCTGAAGCTGTTGCTCTCACTGGCTAACGAAGCCGGCTTGAAGGACAAGATCGCCGCCATGTTCTCCGGCGAAAAGATCAACATCACCGAAAACCGTTCCGTATTGCACATCGCTCTGCGCGCTCCCAAGGGCACCCAGATCTTCTCCGACGGCAAGGATGTTGTTCCCGAGGTTCACGAGGTTCTGGACAAGATGTCCGGCTTCGCCGATCGCGTCCGTTCCGGTGAATGGAAGGGCTTTACCGGCAAAGCAATCAAGACAGTCGTCAACGTCGGCATTGGTGGATCGGACCTCGGCCCGGTGATGGCCTACGAGGCGCTGCGTCACTACTCCAAGCGCGATCTGCAGTTCCGCTTCGTCTCCAACGTCGATGGAACCGACATCGCTGAAGCAACCCATGACCTGGATCAAGAGACAACGCTCTTCCTGATCGCATCGAAGACCTTCACCACGCTGGAGACCATGACCAACGCGCACACCGCGCGCGAGTGGCTGCTTAAGGGACTGAAGGATGAGAAGGCTGTTGCCAATCACTTCGTAGCCATCTCCACCAATGCCAAGGAAGTGGCAAAGTTCGGTATCGATACAGCCAACATGTTCGGCTTCTGGGACTGGGTCGGCGGACGCTACTCCATGGACTCGGCCATCGGTCTGTCGACAATGATCGCCATCGGTCCTGACAACTTCCGCCAGATGCTCGCCGGCTTCCACGAGATGGACGAGCACTTCCGTTCCACCCCCTTCGAGAAGAATCTGCCCGTCATCCTCGGCCTGCTGAGCGTTTGGTACACCGATTTCTTCGGCGCGCAGACCTATGCTGTGCTGCCTTATGACCAGTATCTGAAGCGCTTCCCTGCTTACCTGCAGCAGCTCACCATGGAGTCGAACGGTAAGCACGTTACTCTGCAGGGCGAGCATGTCGCGCACGACACCGGCGCCATCTACTGGGGCGAGCCCGGCACCAATGGCCAGCATAGCTTCTACCAGTTGATCCACCAGGGCACACGCCTGATCCCTGCTGACTTCATCGGCTTCATGCGCTCACTGAACGCCGTTGGCAACCATCACGATCTCCTGATGGCGAATGTCTTCGCGCAGACCGAGGCTCTGGCCTTCGGTAAGACCGCGGAACAGGTCAAGGCCGAAGGTACGGCCGACTGGCTGGTACCGCACCGCGTCTTCGAGGGCAACCGTCCGTCGAACACCATCCTCGCGGAGGAGCTGACGCCGAAGGTGCTGGGAACGCTGGTGGCTCTATACGAGCACATCGTCTTCACCCAGGGCGTGATCTGGAATATCGATTCCTTCGACCAGTGGGGCGTAGAGCTCGGCAAGGTGCTCGCCATGCGTATCGTTCCTGAACTCGAGGGCGCAGGCGAACTGAAACACGACACCTCCACCAACGCCCTGATCGAGCGCTACCGTAAGGCGCGCCGCAAGTAA
- a CDS encoding GNAT family N-acetyltransferase: MEPIEIRIADFDDPKTRDLLALHLAGMRASSPPESVYALDLSGLKKPEITTWTAWHGDRLAGVGALHMLGADSAEIKSMRTHPDFLKQGVGRAILTHIVETAKQRRIKRLSLETGSGPAFEAAVQLYRNFGFQFGEPFGDYVPTGFSQFLHLEII, translated from the coding sequence ATGGAACCTATCGAGATCCGCATTGCTGACTTTGACGATCCTAAGACACGCGACCTGCTCGCGCTTCATCTGGCCGGCATGCGCGCTTCTTCACCGCCGGAGAGCGTGTACGCACTCGACCTCTCGGGCCTGAAGAAACCGGAGATCACAACCTGGACCGCATGGCATGGAGACCGTCTCGCGGGTGTTGGAGCGCTGCACATGCTCGGTGCGGACTCGGCCGAGATCAAGTCCATGCGGACTCATCCCGACTTCCTGAAACAGGGTGTCGGCAGAGCCATCCTCACCCACATCGTGGAGACGGCGAAGCAGCGCAGGATCAAGCGCCTGAGCCTTGAGACAGGCAGCGGCCCGGCCTTTGAGGCCGCAGTGCAGCTCTACCGGAACTTTGGCTTTCAGTTTGGCGAGCCATTTGGAGACTATGTGCCCACAGGCTTCAGCCAGTTTCTGCATCTGGAGATCATTTAG
- the pcaD gene encoding 3-oxoadipate enol-lactonase: protein MLVQLGSGETIYYEAAGPEGAPAIVFSHSLGQGTYLWGAQAEYFSRSFRTVVYEQRGFGRSGSQKPPNTLAGMGNDVLALMDHLRIAKAHFCGISIGGMVGQWLGVNAADRIEKLVLSNTAAKIGTAEFWQKRAEDTRLAGVEQFLPGSAERWLTADFRAEHPEVVPELENSVRSSSIAGYAAGCEVLATTDLRESVNQIKLPVLCIAGNEDPTTPPADQKFLVEQIPSARYLELPSGHLSCINRSGLWNAAVMEFLSN from the coding sequence GTGCTGGTTCAACTGGGCAGCGGAGAAACGATCTACTACGAGGCCGCCGGCCCTGAAGGCGCGCCTGCAATCGTCTTTAGTCACTCTCTTGGTCAGGGTACATATCTGTGGGGCGCACAGGCGGAATACTTCAGCCGCAGTTTTCGGACCGTGGTCTATGAGCAGCGGGGTTTTGGCCGTTCAGGCTCCCAGAAGCCACCGAATACGCTTGCGGGTATGGGGAACGATGTTCTCGCCCTGATGGATCATCTCCGCATTGCAAAGGCTCATTTTTGCGGTATTTCCATCGGCGGCATGGTTGGCCAGTGGTTGGGCGTGAATGCAGCCGACCGCATTGAGAAACTGGTCTTATCCAATACCGCTGCGAAGATTGGAACGGCCGAGTTTTGGCAGAAGAGGGCGGAAGATACCCGGCTCGCAGGTGTGGAACAGTTTCTGCCGGGAAGCGCAGAGCGCTGGCTAACGGCGGACTTCCGCGCGGAGCATCCCGAGGTGGTCCCGGAACTGGAGAACTCAGTTCGCAGCAGCAGCATCGCCGGTTATGCCGCCGGTTGCGAAGTGCTGGCAACGACGGATCTTCGTGAGAGTGTGAACCAGATCAAGCTGCCTGTGCTCTGCATCGCAGGCAATGAAGATCCAACGACGCCCCCTGCGGACCAGAAGTTTCTCGTCGAGCAGATCCCTTCGGCGCGGTACCTTGAGCTGCCTTCGGGCCATCTCTCGTGCATCAATCGGTCGGGTCTATGGAATGCGGCTGTGATGGAGTTTTTAAGTAATTGA
- a CDS encoding IclR family transcriptional regulator domain-containing protein, with the protein MPNQTDSAAVIAEAPAPAPTARQTPASSLDQFAGDPNFMTSLARGLVVIQAFTQQTPQMTISQLSAKTGLSRAAVRRCLYTLTKLGFAGAEDGQRYSLRPRLLTLSHTYTSSSSLSSAAQPILERMTQQFRESFSVATLDGDEIVYVARSQVSRVMAVDLHIGSRLPAFCTSMGRVLLAYLPPEQLEQFLARITYYPYTNRTITTPDRLRLAIRNIRRNGFAICDQEYEIGLRSIAVPVFAPSGRVVATLNLSSHAPRMPLPDLQQRYLPHLRAAANELSMFLR; encoded by the coding sequence ATGCCGAATCAGACTGACTCTGCCGCCGTTATCGCTGAAGCTCCCGCCCCTGCTCCCACTGCCCGGCAGACGCCGGCTTCTTCCCTGGATCAATTTGCTGGTGATCCTAATTTTATGACGTCGCTGGCCCGCGGCCTCGTCGTCATTCAGGCATTCACGCAACAGACACCGCAGATGACCATCTCGCAGCTCTCGGCGAAGACCGGCCTGTCGCGCGCTGCGGTGCGCCGCTGCCTGTACACGCTGACGAAGCTCGGCTTCGCCGGCGCCGAGGATGGTCAGCGCTACTCGTTGCGGCCACGGCTGCTGACGCTGTCGCACACCTACACCTCGTCCAGTTCCCTCTCCTCTGCCGCGCAGCCCATCCTGGAGCGCATGACCCAGCAGTTCCGCGAGTCGTTCTCGGTGGCCACGCTGGACGGTGATGAGATCGTTTACGTAGCCCGCTCCCAGGTCTCCCGCGTCATGGCGGTCGACCTGCATATCGGTTCGCGCCTGCCGGCCTTCTGCACCTCCATGGGCCGTGTCCTGCTAGCGTACCTGCCGCCGGAGCAGCTCGAACAGTTCCTCGCGCGTATCACCTACTACCCGTACACCAACCGCACCATCACCACCCCTGACCGCCTGCGCCTGGCCATCCGCAATATCCGCCGCAACGGCTTCGCCATCTGCGACCAGGAGTATGAGATCGGCCTGCGCTCGATCGCTGTACCTGTCTTCGCGCCTTCGGGCAGGGTCGTGGCTACCCTCAACCTCTCCAGCCATGCGCCTCGCATGCCGCTGCCGGACCTGCAGCAGCGCTATCTGCCGCACCTGCGTGCAGCCGCCAACGAACTCAGCATGTTCCTGCGGTAA